The genomic window CAGAATTAGTAAAAACTGATTTTGACTCTTTGCTACCATTGCAGTTAATTAACATGCCTGCCATTACAATAAAAGCTGCTTTGGTAAGGCTTTTCGTAATAATTGTTTTCATAAGTTAAAATTTTTAATTGTTGTTAAAATAGTTATTGTTGAATCATTATAGATTTTCTGAGAAGAGTTAATTCTTAATTGACTTTCATCAAGTCTGTAACAATATTTATATCTAAAATATATCCTACAATTCCCTTCTGCCTTTTTCTAGTAAATTGAATAAAAAATAAGAAATAACCGATATTCTAACTACCCCCTATATTCCTAAGTAATACTATAAAAATCACAACAACACCTCTAACAATTGGGGCCTTACAATTTGAGCTATTTGTTTGAGACTAAATATATTTTTAGAAATTATAGTTTCGCAAATTGATAATGGGGAATTTACAATACAGGATTTAATCTTGGGGCTCCACTTTTTATAGTAGATATGCCGAATACGAGGGTAGCCCACTAATTTTTTAGATCATACGCTCGCACTAAATATTCTTAAGAATAATGCTTCTATACAGAGTAATTTTTTGAAAATTACATTATATGTAATATAATGTATGAGGTTTAAAAATATACGGTTAAGTATATTAATGAAGATGCTTTTAATAATTTCGGCGAAAAAAGAATTGCAAGCAATGATTTTAAAAACCTCGTTAGGTTAACTTAAAATAAATATATAGCCTATCTGGCCAACTGTTGTTCAATACCGTAACCAAATATACAATTTTTTTTAATATAGTATTAAAAAATAATAAGTTAATTTTCAATATTTTAAATAATTATACAATAGGAAAGTAATATACTATCTGATAACAATTGAAAAAATAGCAGCTTGGCCATCTTACATTAGATATCATAATACTAACTTTAAATACAATAATAGTAGCAACATCAAAAAGATTCTCCAAATTTTAATTCTTAAAGAAAAAGCTGTGCATGAATGCACAGCTCGGTAAATAAATTCTTTTAATTTAGATTGTAGGGACTTCTGGCCAGTCAACTGGTACTTTTGTTAAAGCAAATAAATAGTTAGTCATCATCTTGTCACCGATAGCAATAACAACATCAACCAAATTCGCTTCTGTATAGCCATTAGTAAAGAAGGCTTCTTTTTGAAAATCTGTAGCTTCACCTTTGTTCTCAACAATGCCTTTTACAAGATTTGCTAATGCATTCAGTTTACTGTCGAAAGAAATTGTATTTTTTCTTATATCTATAATCTGCTCATCAGTAAAGCCATTTAATTTGGCAATAGCAGTATGAGCACTTAGACAATATAAACATGCATTATACTGACTTACCACTAAACTAATTACTTCTTTTTCTTTTGCTTTTAACGACGATTTTGAACTTTGCAATGTTAGATAAGTATTTAATGCACTTTCTGAATAGGCAAATGTTGCATAAAGATTAGGAACGAACCCAACCCCTTTTTCAAGGTTACTAAAAATTGCCTTGTTTGCTTCTGATACTTCTTCTTTTTTAAGAACTGAAAAATTTTTCATTTTTTTATTGTTTAAATTAATACTGCAAATTTCTTTCAAATCTTAGTTGTAAAGAATGGAATATTTTCCCGATGATTATTTATATTTTCCTTTTTCATAATTTTAAAAACATTTACTAAATACCAATATCATATTATGTATTATAATTTTTTCAATAAGAAAAGAGGCTCTCACTGCAAACTTTGGATTAATGACGAAAATTTTGGTAGAGATTTCTATACAAATGATAAATCAAATCCCCTATTAACAATAGCCTGGAATAAAAATAAGGATCAAAGTATTGAGATAGATGGTGTTTTTTATCATTTTAAGCGAAATACGGTTATCTGCTTAATGGTCAATCAGACATTCCATTTCGAAGATGCATCTGAAATAATAGCATGGCAATTTAATCGTGACTTTTATTGCATTGAAAGTCACGACAAAGAAGTGAGTTGTGTAGGATTTCTATTTTACGGAACAGCGCAGGCTATGTTTATAGAAGTTGAATCCGAAATTGAAAGAAAACTGGATTTGCTGCTAAAAATATGCCAAGAAGAGTTTTTAGATGTAGACGACATCCAGGAAGATATGCTTAGAATGCTATTTAAAAGATTGATCATCCTTGTGACTCGCCTAGCGAAAAAACAATATGTTTCTCATGAGCTGCCAGATCACAAATTAAATATAATCAGAGAATACAATCTATTAGTCGAGAAAAACTATAAAACGGAACATTCTGTAAAATTTTATGCGGAAATACTTAATAAATCACCAAAAACATTATCCAATATATTCAAAATTTACGGAGATATTACGCCATCATCAATTATCCAGCAGAGAATACTTTTAGAAGCGAAAAGACTGTTACTTTATACATCCAAATCTTCAAAAGAAATTGCTTACGAATTAGGTTTTGAGGACATTTCTTATTTTAGTAATTTTTTCAAAAGACTTTCCGGCTTGGCTCCCTCATCTTTTAAACATAAAAATTTAGTTAAAAGTAATTAGGCTTAAGATAATAATTGGAAATTAGCACGATCATTTGAAATTTTTCATTTTTTATTGTTAATTGATAAATAGATCAGCTTCATTGTTAATTTTCAACTAAATTCTAATTGTAACTATTATACTCTATTCATTTATATTCGACACAATCGCAATACTTAAATCAGCATCTTTATATCTGTGCGATGAATAAATTTTATTTGTAAAACCATTATAATAAAAATTAGGATGGAGATCGTTTAATTCCAAATTTTTTCATTTTGGAATGTAGTGTTGTAGGAGGAATGCCAAGAAGTTCCGCTGCACCATTCGCTCCCCAGACTTTCCCACGACATTTTTCCAGAGCCTGTAATATGTGGTCACGTTCATTTTCATCAATAGATTTAAATTCTTTACTCTCTTCAAAAATCATGTACTGATGACTAATATTATCAGGTATTTGTAATCTCATCAATATTTCTTCACGTGAAAGTAATATCGCCCTCTCAACTAAATTTTCTAATTCTCGAATGTTACCTGGCCAATGATAGTTTAAAGCCTCGTTTAAACCTTTTTTTGAGATACCTTTTATCCGTTTATTTGCTTTCTTGCTATAAATTGAAATAAAATGATCAATTAATAAAGGTATGTCATCTTTTCGATCACGCAGCGGTGGTAATGTTACAGGAAAAACATTAAGCCTATAAAATAAATCCAATCTAAAGCGGCCTGCAGCTACTTCCTTTTCAAGTTCACGATTAGTCGCGGCTAATACACGCACATCTACTTTTATAGGATCCCTTCCCCCAATTCTGTCGATTTCTTTTTCCTGTAATACACGCAAGAGCTTGGATTGAAGTTCTGGAGGCATATCACCTATTTCATCCAGAAATATAGTACCCTTATTAGCAAGTTCAAATTTCCCTACCCGTCTTTCGATCGCACCGGTAAAAGATCCCTTTTCATGACCAAACAACTCAGATTCAAAAAGATTAAAAGGTAGTGCTGCACAATTGATCTTTACAAAAGGTTGTGATTTGCGCTTGGATAACTCATGGATGCAGCGAGCCATACGCTCTTTTCCAGTTCCGCTTTCTCCCAAGATCAATACTGAAGTATCCACAGGTGCTACATGACTAATATTATCAAAAACATTTAATAAAAGATGGCTTTTACCGATAATTTGTTTGAAAAAATCTGGCTCCTGAGCATTCACTTTTTTAATGCCTCTACTTTCATTCAACATTACATTTTGTTTGTCATCAGATTGATTACTTTTGACTAGGTTCTCAATAACAGCAATAAGAGGGTTACTTAACCTTTGAAGCAGTTTTATTTGTGATGAATTATAAGCATCACATTTACGACTGTAAAAGAAAAGATAAAAAATGTTATTATCACTTAAAGCCAGAGGAAGAACCATTAAGGATTGTAAGTTGAACTTATCTGCCAAAAGTTTTTGATCGGGATTTTTTAGCAACATCTTTTCAAAGTTGTCTTCTACAAAAATTATATTTTCAGTACTCTTTTCATTGAAGATTTTAGATTTAGTAACATCTGTTAATGTATGGTTAGTTATTATTTCGAATTCTTTTGTTCCAATAAATTGGTATTCATCAAAACCAATACGCAAATAGCTTATAAAATTTGCAGATGTACTTAGTGGAATACTTTTAGTCAAGAGGTAATCAAACGAGATAAAGGTCTGTAATGACTTTACGATGGCAAGCATCTTATCACTTAAAGTATCTTTGATATCTATTACTTTTAGTAAATTAAGACGTAGCTGTTCTTCTTTTTTAACGGCCGTTTCAAGGCTGTTTTCATGTCTAAACATGGCTATCTCTAATGTAATGAGAAGGTCTTTTTCACGAAAAGGTTTTACAATAAACCCATAGGGCTGTGTACCTTTTGCCTGCATAATGACATCATGGTTGCAATTGGCAGAAATATAAATAAAAGGAATATTAATTGCGTTAAGCGTTGGAGCAAGTGCAATACCGGATACTGAATCCTGTAATTTTATATCAACCAAGGCAAGATCTGGTTGTTCTTTTTCTATAATTGCTAATGCCTCTTCTACCGATCTGGCCAGACCTATTACCTGATAACCCACTCTTTCGATGATGATTTGTAGATTGTTTGCCTCTATAAATTGATCTTCAACTATTAATACTTTTAATGACATATCTGCTTATTTAGGATTTATATCTAAGTCGTTTATAGGAAAACTCAATCTTTATTTGTGTTCCTTTTTCTCGATTGATCGTAAGGTTACCGCCAAGATCAGCAGCTAATCCTTTAATAAGTCTCATCCCAAGTGATCTAGAATTATCTATGGTAAAGTCCTCTGGCAGGCCACATCCATCATCAGTTATTTCCAATAAAAAGATATCGCCGTCAATATTTTGCAGTACTATTTCGATAATTCCACCTGCATCCGAAAACGCATATTTTAAAGAATTAGTAATTGATTCATTTAGTATCAAACCGATAGGAACTGCTTGGGAAACATCCATAAATACATTGTCTACCTTAAGGGTCAGTTTTATGATACGCGGAACAGCAAAACTATCTTTTAAATAATCCACTAACTCACTGATATATTCCGGCATCCTTATTTCAGATAAGTTATCCGACATATATAATTTTTGATGAATAAGTGACATTGATTGTATTCGATGTTGGCTCTTCTGAATTACTTCTAAAGATAATTTATCGCTTAAAAAATAAGATTGACTATTAAGTAGGCTCATAACAATTTGGAGATTGTTTTTTACCCTATGATGGATCTCCTTCAATAACCATTCTTTTTCTGCCACATTTTGAGTAAGAGTTATATTATTAGCTTCAATTGTCGCTTTTTGGCTTTGTAGAATACTGTTCATTTTTCTATTTGTTCGATAACGACTGTAAATTAAACCTATAATTACTGCAAGAATAAATATACCAGCAACACTGAAATTACGTATTATCTTTGACCTCGAAATCAATAATTTTTGCACTTCTGCCTCACGTATTAGTTTTTTATTTTTCTCTTCTTTAAGCAATAGATCCCGATCTTTCTTTAATACATCGTATTTGACCTGTAAATCCGACATTTTATTCCTATTACTTTCGCCAAACATAGAATCTCTGTACGCATATGCTAGCTTGAGGTTCCGTATAGCTGGTATAAAAGCAGACTGTGCAGAATCTATTTGATAAAGTTGTTTATAAATTTGTAAGAACGTTATTTTACTTTGATTTTTCTTGGCTACCATCTTATATTTTTCAAGATAATCTCTTGCTTTTTCATACTGACCCACTTTGAAATAATAATTGGCCACAGGAGTATAAAGATTGTTTGTTGTTAATGCAAATGGTTTATCATTGATAATTTTTTTTGCTCGTAACACATATTTTTCGGCCTGTTCATAATCTCCTAATGCAGTATAAATTTTTATAGAACGTAAAATAACAGTACTTCTCGCAACAGCATTCAATGTAATCCTATTCTGAAGCTTTTTTAGATAAAATAGTGATTCTTGCTTACGGCCCATGTCTAATAATATCTGTGCAGTGTTGCCAATTGCTGATGTAGAAAAATCATCTGCTTTGTATTTTTCCAAAATTTCAACACTTTTTTTGTAATGTATAAGCGCTTTCGGATAATCTCCAGTTGTATGATATATTCTAGCTAAACCATTATATGCCAATCCCGTAACGTAAGATTGTGAATCGATCTTTTCTGAAAGGTTCAATGCTTTTAATGAATACTCCAAGGCCTCTTGTATATTACCCATAAAATAACTCGCACTCGAAGCGTGCACTAGACTTTGAGCTAACTCCTCATTACTAAGTTTATTCTCTTCTAAAATCTTAAGACTTTTTTTAATACTTTCCAAACTTTCCTTATACTCTGTTCGGCTTAATTGCATCAGACCAATAATCCTTAAAATATAACCTTGTTTTAATTTATCACCATTTCTTATATAAACATTTAAGACCTTATAAGCTATTCCCAAAGATTCCGGAGTAGCTTTCTCTCCATATGCCGTAACGGATAATGTTAGAGCTTCTACTTTACCATATTTATCTTTAGCTTTATCAAATAATGCTTCCGCTTGCGATGCAAAATAACGTACTTTACCATAATCGCCATTTTGTAAAGCCAATCTACCTCGAAGTAAATAAGAACGTGCTTCACCAATAGGATATTTTACCGAACTAGATAATCTTTGGACTTTATCTGCATAATATACTACACTGTCCGTAGAATTTGAATACTTTATAAGTTGAGAAGCCTTAAGATGCCATTTGCCAATTTTTATCAGTTGATTTATTGCAGTAGTATCAGAACCGCTTATTCTTTTATAAACATTGTGCATTGTAACTAGTTCATTTACAAAAACTTTCTGTGCCGGCACAAAAGATGGTAAAAGAATCATTATTACTAATAGAATATACCTTTGAATCATAATTAAGCTATTAACTATTATTTTTCTTTCTTACACTTTTAAATACAGAAACCTGGAAAATATAACCTATTCTTTAAGTGAATCTAATCAAATTAAAAGTATTAGGAATTTAAGAAAATTTTATGATATAATGTACTATTCACATGTTTACTTAAAGTCTTCTATCATCGTTAAACTCGTAATTTCGTGGAAAACCACGAAATATAGTGAATAAAAAAGCAATCAAAAGAATATAAAACACTGAATAACAAATATATAAAATCAAGGCATACCGATTGATTATTGTCTAAAAATTATGACAATGATTAATTCAGACTACTCAATTGATGATCTACATTTTACTACGCGAAGTATAGACGGAGGTAATACAATAATATTCAATAAACAAATGATTTTCTCTATTATCTATATTATAAAAGGAGAAGGAAAGTATCAAGTTCAACACAATACCATCAGTTATGGAAGTAATGACATTTTTATTGTCGTTCCTGGTGAGGAATTTCAAGTTATTCAGACGACCTCAGATACAGAGATATTAGAAATAAAATTTTCAGATCTTTTTATAAATCAAAAAAAGCAATTTGATACAGACAGATCAGATCGTACACACATATTATACAGTGCTAATCAAAATCTGGATTACATTGTAAATATCAAAAATAATATCATTTTAGCTCACCAAATTGCAAACTGTTTACTTTCTGAAATTAGAGAAGCAAATATAGTTGATGGGGAATATTTAAAACATCTTGTATATATGATTTTACTATTTTTAGAAAAGGAAATTAAAAAACTATTACCATCAATTGCTGGACTTACAATTGAACAAAAGGTCATTAAAATGTTGCAATATATACATCTTAATATTTTTGAGCCTAAAAAACTTACCATACAGGAGCTGAGCGACAAATTTTTTATTTCACCAACCTATATTGGAAAATATTTTAAAAGTCACACAAATCACAATCTTCATCACTACATTTTGCAATATAAATTAAATCTTATTCAATATCGACTTAAAAATAGCAATATGCGTGTCAGTGAAATAGCTGACGAATTCGGCTTTTCAGATAAAAGCTACTTAAATAAAATCTTTTTAAAGTATACAGGTATCTCTCCATCACAATATAGAATTAATTCAAAAAATAAAAATTTTCTATCCAATATTTCTTAATATTTCTACTTAAAATTAAAGCATCAACTGATATATGTTGTTAATTACTAGTAAAATGATTCAAAAACTCAAAATACAACATTAATTTTAGACAATTCCTCAAAGTCTTTCGGTAAATCGGGAGAATGGGCACAGCATGATATTGATTACACTCAGACAGGTAAACTGATTGGAGATTGCGCAATCAAACTTGATCTTTATCATAAAAGAATAGAGATATTAATTACAATATCGTATTTGGAGCAAAAAAATGGCATTGCTAAAAAGGCATTCACGGGCATGGTGAAATTCCTACTTGAACAAAAAATCTATATCGAATCGTAGCAATAGTTGATACTGAAAATATCGTCTTGATAAATTTGCCA from Chryseobacterium wanjuense includes these protein-coding regions:
- a CDS encoding tetratricopeptide repeat protein, whose translation is MILLPSFVPAQKVFVNELVTMHNVYKRISGSDTTAINQLIKIGKWHLKASQLIKYSNSTDSVVYYADKVQRLSSSVKYPIGEARSYLLRGRLALQNGDYGKVRYFASQAEALFDKAKDKYGKVEALTLSVTAYGEKATPESLGIAYKVLNVYIRNGDKLKQGYILRIIGLMQLSRTEYKESLESIKKSLKILEENKLSNEELAQSLVHASSASYFMGNIQEALEYSLKALNLSEKIDSQSYVTGLAYNGLARIYHTTGDYPKALIHYKKSVEILEKYKADDFSTSAIGNTAQILLDMGRKQESLFYLKKLQNRITLNAVARSTVILRSIKIYTALGDYEQAEKYVLRAKKIINDKPFALTTNNLYTPVANYYFKVGQYEKARDYLEKYKMVAKKNQSKITFLQIYKQLYQIDSAQSAFIPAIRNLKLAYAYRDSMFGESNRNKMSDLQVKYDVLKKDRDLLLKEEKNKKLIREAEVQKLLISRSKIIRNFSVAGIFILAVIIGLIYSRYRTNRKMNSILQSQKATIEANNITLTQNVAEKEWLLKEIHHRVKNNLQIVMSLLNSQSYFLSDKLSLEVIQKSQHRIQSMSLIHQKLYMSDNLSEIRMPEYISELVDYLKDSFAVPRIIKLTLKVDNVFMDVSQAVPIGLILNESITNSLKYAFSDAGGIIEIVLQNIDGDIFLLEITDDGCGLPEDFTIDNSRSLGMRLIKGLAADLGGNLTINREKGTQIKIEFSYKRLRYKS
- a CDS encoding AraC family transcriptional regulator; protein product: MYYNFFNKKRGSHCKLWINDENFGRDFYTNDKSNPLLTIAWNKNKDQSIEIDGVFYHFKRNTVICLMVNQTFHFEDASEIIAWQFNRDFYCIESHDKEVSCVGFLFYGTAQAMFIEVESEIERKLDLLLKICQEEFLDVDDIQEDMLRMLFKRLIILVTRLAKKQYVSHELPDHKLNIIREYNLLVEKNYKTEHSVKFYAEILNKSPKTLSNIFKIYGDITPSSIIQQRILLEAKRLLLYTSKSSKEIAYELGFEDISYFSNFFKRLSGLAPSSFKHKNLVKSN
- a CDS encoding sigma 54-interacting transcriptional regulator, which gives rise to MSLKVLIVEDQFIEANNLQIIIERVGYQVIGLARSVEEALAIIEKEQPDLALVDIKLQDSVSGIALAPTLNAINIPFIYISANCNHDVIMQAKGTQPYGFIVKPFREKDLLITLEIAMFRHENSLETAVKKEEQLRLNLLKVIDIKDTLSDKMLAIVKSLQTFISFDYLLTKSIPLSTSANFISYLRIGFDEYQFIGTKEFEIITNHTLTDVTKSKIFNEKSTENIIFVEDNFEKMLLKNPDQKLLADKFNLQSLMVLPLALSDNNIFYLFFYSRKCDAYNSSQIKLLQRLSNPLIAVIENLVKSNQSDDKQNVMLNESRGIKKVNAQEPDFFKQIIGKSHLLLNVFDNISHVAPVDTSVLILGESGTGKERMARCIHELSKRKSQPFVKINCAALPFNLFESELFGHEKGSFTGAIERRVGKFELANKGTIFLDEIGDMPPELQSKLLRVLQEKEIDRIGGRDPIKVDVRVLAATNRELEKEVAAGRFRLDLFYRLNVFPVTLPPLRDRKDDIPLLIDHFISIYSKKANKRIKGISKKGLNEALNYHWPGNIRELENLVERAILLSREEILMRLQIPDNISHQYMIFEESKEFKSIDENERDHILQALEKCRGKVWGANGAAELLGIPPTTLHSKMKKFGIKRSPS
- a CDS encoding carboxymuconolactone decarboxylase family protein → MKNFSVLKKEEVSEANKAIFSNLEKGVGFVPNLYATFAYSESALNTYLTLQSSKSSLKAKEKEVISLVVSQYNACLYCLSAHTAIAKLNGFTDEQIIDIRKNTISFDSKLNALANLVKGIVENKGEATDFQKEAFFTNGYTEANLVDVVIAIGDKMMTNYLFALTKVPVDWPEVPTI
- a CDS encoding AraC family transcriptional regulator; this translates as MINSDYSIDDLHFTTRSIDGGNTIIFNKQMIFSIIYIIKGEGKYQVQHNTISYGSNDIFIVVPGEEFQVIQTTSDTEILEIKFSDLFINQKKQFDTDRSDRTHILYSANQNLDYIVNIKNNIILAHQIANCLLSEIREANIVDGEYLKHLVYMILLFLEKEIKKLLPSIAGLTIEQKVIKMLQYIHLNIFEPKKLTIQELSDKFFISPTYIGKYFKSHTNHNLHHYILQYKLNLIQYRLKNSNMRVSEIADEFGFSDKSYLNKIFLKYTGISPSQYRINSKNKNFLSNIS